ATCAAAAATACTGCAGGTTTATACTTTCAGCTCTACATCACAGATCTACAGATCGCTCTTGCTTTGGTAACCACTTTGAAGACACCTCTCAGCTTTGCAAATGACAGGACATCATCTACTTGAAAAGAAGTTTCTCTGATTTTCATAAAACACTAAGATAGTGCTGTTTTTAGAGTCTGACAGCAAATCTCCAAGTGAAGAAAAGcatcaaaataattaatatacTAATCTATAGCCTACTATTGAGGTCTTCTGAATCTCCATGTCTCTACCAAACAGAAGCCCTCATGGTAGTAAAATTATTTCACCTGGGGCTCATCTGTAAGCTTCAAGGTaccaaaagcagagaaacaaggTACTTTCCATAGACTTTGGGTTACAAGAGCAAGATTTGACTGCAGCTTCTAACACTAAATTAGCAACTTATTTAGTAATGCAGGTGTTAAGTCTCATCCAAAATACAATTATAAAGGGCATCCAAAATCAAGAGACTTCAACAGAGTATTACCCACTGCCTACcctcagcacaaaaaaaaaaaaatactccttaAGATTTGTAACATATGATTCCAGGTGGCTGGAGTCATCTTGGAAAAAAGACAgcagtaacatttaaaaacacttaacACATTCAAGGCCCAGCTTTGATTGCTCATCAGGTTAAGGTTAGCACATGTGAAGTAGCCATCACTTTCCATAAAAATTTCGATTAACTTAATAGAACCATTTTGTATTTGTCTACATTAAAAGCCTATAATCTTTACTTGCAGTTATTACCACTTAATAAGTCTTTTCACAAATAAATTTAACTTGCACAGAATAGCAACAGAAATGTCCTGCTTTCCAGCCAGCCAACTCTACAGCTGGATCAGGATCCTACAGCTGCAAACATTTCCACTCGGGCTGTATGCCTAACACATTCTGAGTCAAGAAATGCTAACTTCCACTTTTAGCCTTGATTATAATCATCATTCAGTATTAtctgttctctttgttttgGTCTCCTGCCcttaaaaatagtgtttttctaACCTACCCCACAAGTAAGCCAGGCAAGTTTCCCAGTTGTTTACACTCTGATTCAAAGTGCTGAAAGCCACCATGcgataaaacaaaaatcccagaaCAAAAAGATTTGATGGAATACAGGAGAGGCACTTACTGTAGAGAGCCCAAATACCCtaattttcttgtctttgctaTTATGATCAATTTTCCCTCCTCCAAGGCACTTGCATTCGTATCccagcttttccatttcaggATTCACTTTTTCAAATATGTGATCTGCACAACGAGAACAGTTAGAGCCATTACAAGGTGTGCTGTGCATCAAGCACTCTAGAACTCTTATTTTCGGCTATTTTCAactatttttcctctcatttccttCGTTCACCTGTGAGGCAAAGGGCAGGTTCTCTAGATAAGCACAGACTGCACTAATGTTTATATCACTTGGTGAGCTCGTCGTGCTCAGCTAACGGTTTATGAGGCTTGGAAATGGCAGCAGAGACCCGGGATCATCCCCCACATTTTGCATTTGCCTCCTGAAGGGCTGAGGGAAGGGCTCTCCTTCCCCTGGAAGCCTGCGGCCGCTCTGAGGGAGGCGGCCGGGCGCTGAGGCgagcggcgcggccccgccaTGAGTCGCGTCCCCCCCGCGGCCCGTCACCCACTGTGGAACTCGGCCGCCTTGGTGCCCCGCACGATGTGACGCTGCCCCTCGCCGCCCGGCCGCTGCAGCCGCACCAAGATGTACTTGAAGGTGCCCTCCGGGTCGATCTCCACATCCTGCACCGCCGCCATGGCGGTTCCTGCAGAACCGGAGCACCGAGCGCGCCCCACATAGGGTCGCCCCCAGGCGGCGGCTGCCGTGCGCCGTATGGCAGCGCAGCCGCCGTGCACCAGCAGTTTGTGAGGAAAAATTCTTTCAGTTCCCCCTCGGAGGCCCGAGGGCTGCACGTTTCAACGATTCCCTTTCTTAGCTGCCGTTTTTTGCCCCGTGAGGGGTAAGGAGTCTGTGCCGGGGCTGGCTTCTCTGAAGGAAGGCTCAGAGGTCCCCGCACAAGGAAGCGCTTCTTCTTGCGGGCAGTGCTATGTAGCATAACGcccacacagacagacagacagtaTTGCACTGTGGTTAAAAATAGCCTACTATAAGCTGGCACCCTAAAGGGTTTTAAAGCTCTCCTTccagtcaggcattgggacgcCGCCATTTTCCTTGTACCTGCCAGAGCTTTGTTCAccctctgcagaaaaacaggtaaaaagaagaaaactgcaagCTTCTGTAGGCTGCTGTTCACACATTAGATAAAAGACAAGCCTACCTCCTGTACACCTCATTTTAACGTGTGCCACTTGAGTTAAGTAAGCACACAGATTCACTGTAAAGTCACAAGTATCTGGAATAAATTAGATCTATCTGATACCAAACCAAAAGGACATATggttcttcctccccccccccccccccagccccccatcaatgaagcaaaatttaaaatgttttatgagcAGATAGGTCTAACCTTTGCTATGTTTAGTTAGATAGAAGGAAGTTTAAAAACTTTGTATTACTTAGCCAGCttaaactgtaagaaaatacagacttgTATCTCAAAGTGAGGGCGAGAGGACCCAGGCCTGGAGGATGTGTTAGAAGAAGACAAGGTGAAGAACTCACGCTGTGCATATGGCTTTGGAGATGTAACCAACTAAGCTCAATATGTGTGCTTAAGTTGAAGAAGCAACAagataagaaagcaaaatggcCTGAGCTTGCACAAGAACTGGGTTCAACCAGCAAACACAGTGAGGAAAACCATCAACGAGCACAAGAAGACCCCAGACGATCACCAGTAGAAACAAATGTGCATGTGTGAGGGACATTTGCATGTTTTAATGACTTTTGGGACATAATATGAATACATTGATTATTCCTTGGAAAtctaatgaatatgtatattttgtttgcatataATCCTTGTATTCGGGCAACTCAGCACGTACACTAGGTGCAGTGATCCCCTGTGCACCTCACGCTGCAATAGAAGAATGCCTGCTTTCTAAAACTCCAAATTGAGTGTTAGAGAGTTTCTTCGACCAGCTTGTACGGTATCAGTTTTGGCAACCCAGGTGGGACACAGCTCTTAAGCCTCAATGGTTCCTGGGATCGTGGAGCCTCAGCCAGCACTGAGGGATTCTTGGAGAGGACACTGATCCTCAGACCAAAGAGCCCCTGAGCgaaaacagctgttttgtaAGTACAAAGGCATTCTTTTGGAAAATTTGGGTATCTGCCCATAAGACACAGCGAAAGCTACACAGGTTTGGGTTTAGGACAGGGACTGGCGTTAGAGTCCCCATTTGGTTTGAGAAAAAGAGGTTAGAGTCCCCAACTTGGCtaactgtttttatttggtCTCTGAATTTTGGCTGCAGGTGGCAGATGCTAGAGATTTGGGAAAATCATTTGATGCAGCTTGGGTAATTTAACAAAAAGGAAGGGAATGCTAGATTGATTGCTGTGCTAGAAGAAACTTATGATCCTTGAAGAGGACCTGGAGGTAGATTTAGAGGGGGTTATCAAGGAAGAGGATATGGTAAAGGACTGCTGAGGCCCCTGATAGGAGAAACTCAGTGTGTCTGTTGTAGAAAGGAGGGACGCTGGAGATGAGTGTCCATTACTACATGGGCCCAAGGGATCAAATATCCCTATAGCAGCCGTAGAGGCTAGAGAGTAAAGGGGACCAGA
This Cygnus olor isolate bCygOlo1 chromosome 8, bCygOlo1.pri.v2, whole genome shotgun sequence DNA region includes the following protein-coding sequences:
- the LOC121074269 gene encoding 14 kDa phosphohistidine phosphatase-like, which encodes MAAVQDVEIDPEGTFKYILVRLQRPGGEGQRHIVRGTKAAEFHNHIFEKVNPEMEKLGYECKCLGGGKIDHNSKDKKIRVFGLSTGYGKADHSVTVEILKKVYTDYEITWSDDKK